Genomic segment of Methanomicrobiales archaeon:
GCCGGCATCATCCCCGGGGCGACCAGGGTCTGGAAGTTCAACACCTACGGGATCACCGAGCAGCAGGCGCGGCACGTGGCCGACGCCTTCCGGGAGATCGCACTGGAGAACGGGCTATCCGTCACCTGATCTCCTCGATCTCCCCGTTCAGGGCCCGGATCTTGCGGGCTTCCCGTGCAGCCGCATCGGCGAGGGCGGAGATGCCGATCCGCTCTTCGGCCTGCTTCACGGGGACCTCCCGCGCCGCCGTCGCCGGGTAGCGGGGGACCGCCCTGCAGCAGAGCTCCCCCTTCGTCTGCTCGAAGGTCCCGATCTTCCGCGCCAGGTCCACGATCTCGCTTTTGTCGTAGGCGATCAGCGGGCGGAGCAGGGGGAGAGACGCTGCCGAACTGATGAGCGCCATGTTCTCCAGGGTCTGCGAGGCTACCTGCCCGAGGCTGTCACCGGTCACCAGGGCGCGGACGTCCGTCCCGGCGGCGAGGCGGCTCGCCGTCATCAGCATGAACCGCTTGCAGACAACGCAGCGGAGCCTCGGCTCGACGGCCTCGGCCATGCGGTCGTAGAAGGGCTCCGCGTCCACGACGAGAAGGTCAAGGGGATACCCCCGGCACCAGGTGGAGAGCGTGCGGTGATGGTCGGCGACGACGGCGCTGCGGTCGCGACCCACCCATCGCCCCCCGTCCATGTAGACGTGCACCACCTCGCAGCCGCGGCGCATCATCAGCCAGGAGGCAACGGGGGAGTCCAGCCCCCCGCTGACGAGGGCCAGCACCCGACCCTGGGTGCCCCAGGGGAGTCCGCCGGGCGCCGGAATGCGGCGGTCGTACACCAGCCCGCCGAACCCCCGGGCCTCCACGAAGATCTCGTAGTCCGGGCAGCCGAGATCGACCGATATCCCCGGAATCGCCGCCATGATGGCTGCACCGACCGCCGCGCCCAGTTCCTGGCTCGTGAACCCCTGCACGCGCTCCCGCCGCGCCCGCACCGCAAACGACATCCCGGGCGCGAGCCGCTCCTTCGCGCGGGAGAGGGCGGCCTCCGCCAGATCGGAGACCGCGTTCGTCGTGGCGGTGCCGATGCTCACGTCCACCACGCCGAAGATGCGGCTGACGGACTGCGCTATCCTCTCGGGATCCGGGCCGAAGACGAGGATCCGCCCGCGGTGCTCCTGGATCCGGTAGTCGAGGGACCCGGCATCCAGCGTCCTCCGGATGTTCTGCACCAGGCGATGCAGGAATCGGCGGCGGACCGGTTCGCTTTTTAAGAAGACCTCGCCGTAACGGACGATCACGACGTCCACGACA
This window contains:
- the thiI gene encoding tRNA uracil 4-sulfurtransferase ThiI: MDVVIVRYGEVFLKSEPVRRRFLHRLVQNIRRTLDAGSLDYRIQEHRGRILVFGPDPERIAQSVSRIFGVVDVSIGTATTNAVSDLAEAALSRAKERLAPGMSFAVRARRERVQGFTSQELGAAVGAAIMAAIPGISVDLGCPDYEIFVEARGFGGLVYDRRIPAPGGLPWGTQGRVLALVSGGLDSPVASWLMMRRGCEVVHVYMDGGRWVGRDRSAVVADHHRTLSTWCRGYPLDLLVVDAEPFYDRMAEAVEPRLRCVVCKRFMLMTASRLAAGTDVRALVTGDSLGQVASQTLENMALISSAASLPLLRPLIAYDKSEIVDLARKIGTFEQTKGELCCRAVPRYPATAAREVPVKQAEERIGISALADAAAREARKIRALNGEIEEIR